A single region of the Theileria annulata chromosome 4, complete sequence, *** SEQUENCING IN PROGRESS *** genome encodes:
- a CDS encoding RNA polymerases I and III subunit (RPC19 homologue), putative (Tap349h10.p1c.cand.190 - score = 10.80;~SMART pfam:RNA_pol_L (PF01193) at aa 1-87, E()=8.10e-28) → MDKVDHKSPNITFCIENEDHTLGNTLRALLVERDDVVFAGYSVPHPMEPEMNIRIQTTGQPAVEVFLDCLDDMVKICDILREKFEKAIKE, encoded by the exons ATGGATAAAGTTGATCACAAATCGCCTAATATTACTTTTTGTATAGAGAATGAGGACCATACACTCGGGAATACTTTGAGGGCATTATTAGTTGAAAGGGATGATGTAGTTTTTGCTGGATACTCAGTTCCTCATCCAATGGAGCCTGAAATGAATATAAGAATACAGACTACAG GTCAACCAGCTGTGGAAGTGTTTTTGGATTGCCTTGACGACATGGTCAAGATATGTGACATACTGAGAGAGAAATTTGAAAAGGCTATTAAGGAATAA
- a CDS encoding uncharacterized protein (Tap349h10.p1c.cand.191 - score = 62.98;~SMART 2 BBOX domains (SM00336) at aa 194-214, E()=3.19e-03 and 246-293, E()=1.84e+00; ZnF_NFX (SM00438) at aa 199-224, E()=0.00e+00) has product MEQSLPFVLNPLEDDDEISLLEYFLQLSFYTTDLHITNCWSLCTKDEFDSFKNSTSKEFGGSLVSFLSDMNNLEPPQSFENSSSSKLLNIDFEKQLFEYGVISPPSGFQANPTGTFRMLLFKASLGRVYSYSPDSKTPQQEFVKMDFPSGFNTLELVVNSNPKRFNSLYRFSNSSQVLLYAAVEFEFTPLKVQVPDPVCEMCESSMAKWYCHSDRAHFCDVCDMKQHSSTRIFSRHVRIPCSKSPNQFGLCEQHPTDVVDMVCLKCCTLLCNNCILFGKHSEPSFFDHPLMSTLDTYDLSLEKNSDSDEKLKFRKTQISEKIKTRHNSTSQIYANSKGVEDKIDYCKKMILNQLDEMKSKKMNYLNSIKREVNTQIKLIDWMQSFLHHLLLSLEPCQFIMFKKRYDLLVKKYFTKDLADYLQFPIWMGKELTLVGDAIISSSSVRALSRSFSNASNQSLDSTPLESNAQPEINSNDKLLDWTPLNMYEDFNETVGRVTKPSTDKSDPDVTSNQNNIGSTKLVNKSPNELDVLDTATKLWHYLSDFKMGTLIQLLKVVEVPDRSLLVRHLLNLSNHFEQLGTLFNNISNFEMNNSLNDFGYCVLLRSSGVLGDILSFLFCSDYSTKENSDFLNQLTYPLDHHFNLYLNSNTDNEDVLNEMVDNCMVEIVFKLVSLDVSSLPTSFQFVLYSLSDLFLKLKVDYRSYVVVDFFCSVLSTYLLRYLNHYNLSDLFTNFNTKSDTDPDMDEKYNKFKQFVRELSYKFGRAAIVIWELDSVTHNESYELKQSQKIFDWCQNVLSKPRQKTKLLLKSVSSQELDEGCTFVLSQVSKFERKLNSGGDFIPFKDSKEFTKKYNFMHLFRMANQIPI; this is encoded by the exons atGGAGCAATCTTTACCCTTTGTTCTTAATCCCTTGgaagatgatgatgaaatttCACTTTTGGAGTATTTTCTACAGCTTTCGTTTTACACAACTGACTTACACATTACAAATTGCTGGAGCCTTTGTACAAAAGACGAATTTGACTCATTTAAGAACAGTACTTCTAAG GAATTTGGTGGCTCGCTCGTTTCATTTCTGTCTGATATGAATAACCTTGAGCCTCCGCAGTCATTTGAGAACTCTTCCAGctctaaattattaaacatcGACTTCGAAAAACAACTTTTTGAATACGGTGTCATCTCTCCTCCGTCGGGATTTCAAG CTAACCCTACTGGAACCTTTAGAATGCTACTGTTCAAAGCTTCTCTTGGCCGCGTTTATAGCTACTCACCAGACTCAAAGACTCCTCAGC AAGAGTTTGTCAAAATGGACTTCCCTAGTGGGTTCAACACTCTAGAACTCGTGGTTAACAGCAACCCCAAGAGATTTAACAGTTTATACCGATTTTCGAATTCTTCTCAGGTGTTGCTTTATGCAGCTGTTGAATTTGAGTTCACACCCCTAAAAGTTCAGGTTCCAGATCCAGTTTGTGAAATGTGTGAGTCATCAATGGCGAAGTGGTACTGCCATTCTGAcag GGCCCATTTCTGCGATGTGTGTGATATGAAACAGCACAGTAGTACAAGGATATTCTCTAGACATGTAAGAATCCCATGCTCAAAATCACCTAACCAATTTGGACTTTGTGAGCAACATCCAACAGATGTTGTTGATATGGTTTGCTTAAAg TGTTGTACTCTACTATGTAACAACTGTATACTATTTGGGAAGCATAGTGAGCCTTCATTTTTTGACCATCCCCTCATGTCAACTCTGGACACCTACGATTTATCTTTAGAGAAGAATTCAGACTCCGACGAGAAACTGAAGTTTAGAAAGACACAAATTTCCGAAAAGATCAAAACCAGACACAATTCTACATCGCAGATCTATGCCAACTCGAAGGGCGTTGAAGATAAAATCGACTACTGCAAAAAGATGATACTTAATCAGCTTGATGAAATGAAGTCTAAAAAAATGAACTACctaaattcaataaaacGTGAAGTTAACACTCAGATAAAACTAATTGATTGGATGCAG aGCTTTTTGCACCACTTGTTACTATCTCTGGAACCTTGTCAGTTCATAATGTTTAAGAAGCGTTATGACTTACTTGTGAAGAAGTACTTCACAAAGGATTTGGCTGATTATCTCCAGTTTCCAATTTGGATGGGCAAGGAACTCACTCTAGTTGGTGACGCTATCATAAGTTCAAGTTCTGTAAGGGCTCTTTCACgttcattttcaaatgCTTCTAACCAGTCTCTGGACTCCACTCCACTGGAATCCAATGCTCAGCCTGAAATCAATAGTAATGATAAGTTACTTGACTGGACTCCGCTAAACATGTACGAAGATTTCAACGAAACTGTAGGCCGAGTCACAAAACCCTCCACCGACAAGTCAGATCCAGATGTTACATCTAACCAAAACAATATTGGGTCTACCAAATTGGTTAATAAGTCTCCAAATGAATTAGATGTTCTGGATACCGCAACTAAGCTCTGGCACTATTTAtcagattttaaaatggGCACTTTAATTCAACTCCTAAAG gTTGTTGAAGTGCCCGATAGAAGTTTGCTGGTTCGTCATCTACTGAATTTATCTAACCATTTCGAGCAACTAGGAACTCTTTTTAACAACATTTCAAAT tttGAAATGAATAATTCATTGAATGATTTCGGTTACTGTGTTTTATTACGCAGTAGTGGTGTTTTGGGTGACATCTTGTCGTTTCTTTTCTGCTCAGACTATTCGACGAAAGAGAATTCAGATTTTTTGAACCAACTCACTTATCCTCTAGATCACCATTTTAACctatatttaaattcaaaCACAGATAACGAAGATGTTTTGAACGAAATGGTGGACAATTGCATGGTTGAGATTGTTTTCAAACTTGTTAGTTTGGACGTTTCTTCTCTTCCTACAAGCTTTCAATTTGTACTTTATTCGCTTTCTGATCTTTTCTTAAAGCTCAAGGTCGACTACAGGTCCTACGTTGTCGTGGATTTCTTCTGCTCAGTTCTATCCACATACCTCCTTCGCTACTTAAACCACTACAATTTAAGTGATCTTTTCACCAACTTCAACACTAAATCAGACACTGACCCTGATATGGACGAGAAATACAACAAATTCAAACAATTTGTCAGAGAATTGAGTTATAAATTTGGCAGGGCTGCCATTGTTATTTGGGAACTGGACTCCGTTACCCACAACGAGTCTTATGAACTAAAGCAATCTCAAAAG atTTTTGATTGGTGTCAAAATGTGCTGAGTAAGCCAAGGCAGAAGACCAAGTTACTCCTAAAGTCTGTTTCTTCTCAGGAGCTTGATGAGGGTTGCACGTTTGTTCTTTCCCAGGTTTCCAAATTTGAAAGGAAATTAAACTCTGGTGGAGATTTCATTCCATTCAAAGACTCTAAAGAATTCACTAAAAAATACAACTTCATGCACCTATTTAGGATGGCTAATCAAATACccatttaa